The region ctaagttcccacatttctaatatttttcttaaaattaggccctatgttcccacaaccctatggtcccaaagccctatgttcccacatttctacgacaatttaaaaatgatgtcttgtgttcctacatttcccttcaatttaagccctatcatcccacaacattttttgggttagggttaggggggatAAAACccgatacaaatttatgaaaaaggaaatgtgggaacatagggcctaaaaAGTCTGCGGtcgacagtaacgttagctagctacacatcCCGGATAAAATTGTTCGTAAAAGTTGTTTTGGGGACAACGACATGGTTGGATAGcaagcttgtcttgttgttaaacatactgtcaaattattttttactgattgccaactgtacacaatgttattgactttgaatcTGGCTAGCaaagcgttagctttctggctcgtaccGTCAGCTGACCTGATGGGCTCTACGAGCAAtgtctccggttgctaagggtgGCGgtggcaagtcgtatctaaggtccgTGCTATTCCCTGGAGCAGTGaccaacgtttgcattgcataagaaccttatgGGATGGGAATGGTTGTTCCAAGTATTTGTCAAACCCTCAGGCGTAACCAGAGAACCGGAGCCTTAACGGCAGTTAGTTGTAATTctttgtgttgtccttgggCCTGGGGCCcagacccgaggacaacacaacagattatgtacttccgtttactttgttgagaattgctctctaaaccctgtttcttgtaaagtaagtaaagtttatttctagaacacagttctagacacagtttaagctgaccaaaatgctgtacaaacacgaactaaggtgctgtattaacccttgtttagagagcaattctcaacaaagtaaacggaagtacataatccttgtgttgtccttcgggtcactgggacccgaagggcaacacaagggttaagaggttagctagctgacatcgTTAGTCGGGATTAGTTAAACCACACATGGCAAACGGGGCCCTGGTGAGTAAATATTACAGTGGTACATCCTTTTACAGGCTTTTATGTGCTTTTAATTCAATGCTAGTCACTGAATAAAAATACTAAAAAGATTTTCAAGCTAATGaatcaacacaaaaacaaaagcagccgTTGGGCAGCAGTGTTTCAACAGGCAATCAGACACCACCAGCATGTTTTTACACCCGATATTATACAGTAGTACATCGCACAATGacaaaataaatcttaaatacttaaaatacattattaataGTTTCATTCATTGTATAGGTGAAAATGCAAAAGCCTGCCAAAATACAGTGAATTCTAAAAACACAGTTCAACGTTAAAACAGTGTGTTtatgaaaatagaaaatgaaaggcCTCTCGACGATGATGAGAAATATGTTCCAGTGTGgttctgtgtgtttctcctgAATGTGTTACAGCAGAAAAATACTACACAACATATTACACACAGCAAGAAATCGGACAGCGTTGCGATAAAAGTCAGACAAAATTGTATTGgagtaaaaaaggaaaaaatgaaaatgaaaaaaaaagaagggaaaaagcttcaatagaaaaaaattaaaaagggaaaaaataattaaaaaggaaaataaatgaaaatagaaaaaaatattaaaaaaggggggaaaaaaagacttaaataaaaggacaataaatgaaaatggaaaaaaagggaaaaaaataaaaattataggGGGGTAatataaaaatgattaaaaggTTTCAAAAAAAAGTCCAACTGGCCCTAAACAGACACACCAACATGCAGCAGATTATACTTGCTATTATTTTTTCAGACAAACCAGAAACTGGTCAATAAGCAACTGTgatgaaacagcagcagtggcagcgGAGAGCTTTACAGACGATCCGATAACCATAAAGACTCGGTCACCCCAGAAAGCGGCAAAGTGTATGTGTAGCATTGTAGCTGCTAACGTGCTAGCAAACTGCCGTGCTCCCAGGCCTGTGCATTGCTTCGTTTAATAAATAGTTACTAAAGACAGGAAAAATAAGCTCTCCAAGCTAACTAGCTTGCTAACTGACAATAAGTTCACACAGTTTAAAGTGCAGAAGAAGCTCCAAAGTATTCAGCAGATTAGTGCGTATGGGATGTTACCATCAAACTCAAAAAGCTGCcttttcaaagcaggagtaccGTTGGTGTTTGTGAAATGTCTTCCCTCCCTTTGTAGACTCCACTACCCAGCAAACACCTGGGGCGTGAGGGGCGGTGGCAGGTTGTCATTGTCCACGTTGTTGGCATCGATGGCGGAAACGGTGCGAGACAGAACCTCTAGCGGGTATTTTTCCAGGATGCCGTTGACCTCCCGCTGCACGCTCTGGGGCCAGGAGAGGAGGTCGGCCTGCAGACTGCGAGCGGCCTCCATCAGCGACTCCTGCCGGCTGCTGAGGCCCGACAGCACCTCCAGGTTGTGATTGAGCTGAGCCAGGACCGGGTTGGTGGCGGTTGGTGCCTGGTCGGCGTGGGCCCAGTCGCCCTCCGAGCTGTTGCATCGCGGCGAGGCTTGGCCTGACATGTAGCGCTCAAATTCCTCTGGGGAAAGGTTGAGAGACTGGGCGTCCAACTTTTCGATAAAGGCCACTGCacagcactaaaaaaaaaaaaaaacaaaaaaaaaaaaaaaaaaaaaaaaagggtgaaaaacaaaaaacatacccACCCCAAGTCAACCGAGCCAGATGGTCTCAATATTAAGACTTTGTACTACGGATGTCCCGATCAGCCGATGTTGAATATCTGCTGATACCGAGTCCTGATCCGATACTTAAGATCCTAGATAACAGAGCTtaccgtttttttatttataaaaataagtAACTAACTAAACAAAGTAACTAAAAGATGTCTTCAGCCTAATGTATTTTACTATGTGTAGCTAGCATTACTATAAAACTCACATATAAAATCAACTTCTACTTAGAATGGTGTAGATTTTACTGACGTAAATGATCGGCGTAAGGTGATCGGGGTGACTGCCGATCCCCGATCAGTTCAAAAATGCCCACGTCGGCTCCGATACTTTCTGATCAGGACATCCCTAGTTTGTACAGTATTTGATTTCTGGTGGAGAGTTACACAAGAAGATTTCATAGCATATCTATTCGTTAAAATTAGGCTTGAGCTAGTGGCGGTTAGCATAACTGAAATTCTCCTacttcttaagctaaataaagttttaaaaaaagcctctcggatcagctggaaaatgcatcgtcTTCATGTTTTTCCGATACCatgaaaagttttaaactttttagagatacgtggttcCCATAGGATCAGCGAcgctacaaacatatgatgatcttatagaagATGATGAATTGCTGAAgattaaactagccaacagtATACAAAGGAGTTTAAATAAACCTtcaacatctacagcagtaaaatgcaacatacacatgaatgcagcaggaatattaatccagaaacatcagatagaAGAGGaaaacttttacttgtagtggagtacttttacagtgtgttgttagtacttttacttaaaggacaaatgaggtgcaaaatgaacctaggggttaataacacgtgtaccgagtcgaccgttctctgggatatgttttcatgctaatcgaacgTGACCAGTTtgagcgcaaaccgctaattagcttataatgctAGTCGTGGGTacaggtaaagtaaaaagaaatcactatttctacaccactaacaaggctccaaatagcaccacacttccacggtagcataacgagggtccctacatgtaaaccgaagcattgagaactttgtaagtgtacagacagtttattaaaaagatagtttagaaagacatcttgggaaaacagtcacgatcagtcgaacgacgaacgccgtgcaaccagtaaccagtaacattggaattggaaattgatttatttgaaacagggacagtgcacaaataaacattaaacttgttaaacaagagaatatgtcttgggccaggttatagcaacaattgctaatttccacctgtagtccctgggcaggacaacatagctcaagcacgtcgttcgtcgttcgactgatcGTGGCTGTTTTCTCAAGATGCCGCCtatttgcgctaaaactggtcacattcgattagcatgaaaacatatcccagagaacggtcgactcggtacacgtgtgttattaacccctaggttaattTTGCGCCGGAACTGTCCTTTAAGAGAGGAAATACTTCTTTTACCAGTGGTGAAACCAGAGGCCTACAGCTCAAAAGGCCCTGACAAGAATTAAAGAAGGCAGAAGATAGAAGACAGACCAGGTTGGTGAAGTAGTATCCATCCTCTCCGCTCATCAGCCTGCTGGGGTTACAGAAGCGGGTGATGTACTGGATGTTGGACTGAAGTCGAGGAGGGTTAGCTTTGAGCACGATGTAAATGAGCGCGGGGAGAAAGTCGTCAGCTGAGGCCGGCTCGTTCTTGGTGGTCCTGATGGCACTGAAGATCTGTTTACTGCAGTGCGTGATGCACCCAAGTTTGTCCCGAGGAACCCTCTTCGAGTCCATCTCAATGATATCTGGAAAAGACAAGGGGTTGGACAGACTCTCGTGTCATCTGTCACTTCTAAACAAAAAGCTTTTAGTATTAGTTTAAGCAAAAGtgcccaaaaaaaaatcactggtTACTGCTGCTCAAGTGTAAATATTAATTGGTTTTCTTCATCCTCATGATAGTACATTTTATACATTTGTGTTTTGGAtagttggtcagacaaaacaagtaaTTTGAAGAACTTAAGCTCTATTAAaaactgacattttacagattaAAAGGATGACTTGATGATTCAAGAAAATTTTTATGAACCTAAAAACCTTTTTTAGGATTTTAGGGTTTAGTCATCCTTTTCTTGCAGGCAAAAATaatatgaatgttttttttttattagaaaaatgcattgtcaatagttttttattatattaaattatagTTAAACTTTCAGTTGGACTTATAAgatgctgcccccccccccccccacccacactgGACGATCAAGCACAAACTCTAACCTGTTATTGCTTTGACCACATTCTCAGAGACTTCAGGGATTTCTTCATCCATAGACACGCACAGCATCTGGATGGTCACCCAGTGTAACGCCCTGCAAGACAGAAAAAGAAGCAATGCGGTaagcctttttttgtgtgtgcatatgatACACATTTTCTTTCCAACTAACGTCCCCCCTGGATGAGAAACAGATGCAGTCAGCAGCTGCCACTATGGAAAACATGGAGAACGGTGCTACAAGTGGCTGTTGTGTAATCTGATAGACGCAGACAGACGTTTTTTTTCCACAGACTGCAAGCATTGTGCAGTGATGCTTTAGAAACCCACGCTTCCACTTAACGTAACACTAAAAGGCTCCttgaaaaacacaaatgcaattGAATCTGAATATGTGTATTGTTCCACTTCTAGTTATAACTCCCAATTTACATTTCAGTTACACTTATAAATCAGCTGTTTATAAATTTATGTTCTCCTTCAATAATGGCTAATTTTTATCGGTACAGGCGTATATGTAAGCAAACAAGCACAGAAATAGAAATGCAAATCAGTTTACAGCACTGAGAGAAGCCAGAGAGGCTCATGAATACCTGTCAGAATATAACGAGCTGCCATCAGCGGCTTTAAAACACCTTTCAGATTGCAGAGTGGGAACTTTTTGTATCCTCCGCTATCTCTCGGttgccccccccacacacacacacacacactctccattTAGTGGATGGCCAACAGAAAGTGTTGCATGATGGGATAATACTGTTCCAATGTGGATGTTGAATTTGTTTTCCAGTCCAGAAAAGCATAAGTGACCATTGATCATTATTGAAGCCCAACGGTGCAATGTGGCTCTAAATGTTgagttgttgtgtttttctttgggcCCTCTGCAGTCTACTCAGTGGTTAGATTGGAGATGGTTAAACTGTGATGGGTCAGTCTATAGTATGTTCAGCTGATATTCCCACAGTGCTAACCctagcagtgtttcctctaggattttttttagcagtgggggcagatctgtcggacacactattcacacacaatgaggcatattttgatttcgttttgattgaactctatttttgaggaactgtaggtctacaaaataattttacaagaaattcttcatagggaaaccaaaacccaagaGTAGGCTATAatatgaaaccattcataacGAAATTtattgcatatttgcctcagtggcaaagttggcagccttgcagtgtacatttggcttttggaaaaataactccaaggctcGGTTATAGGGGAATTCAGAAAGAGGTGGCCCATTAATGCTGAGTAGCATAAATGCTGCTAGATGGTCCCCCTGTGGCCTGGACGGTCAACTTTGACCtttttcaaatttatatttgtaataaatttgctaaataaaaaaatacaatcctgctggtacctgacttttcctaaaatagtctgtattttcatttaaaattgtttttatataaattacacaaaaggcatgaaaatacaatcacttttacctattttggccagACACGATATTGACCGCTCGGATTTttgcggttttgtttttaatcttttgcgtggttgaagatgcatcttggttgcttagtgaTAATCATAGCCTCTGTCAaagaaacgtaactagcggtctcgagtaacaagtgtgggcatcaccgatgggccgaaggcaaagccagagtcggtcgCGTGGATGGACTCGATCCTGAATCAGAAGAACTTCACTCTGTGAAAGGCGCTGAGACGTAGATGGCCGGTAGCTGTCTacatgttcatataactttatacatgctacaaatggctggaatcattacacacatcctctccaaggagtgcaccagctgtaaaatgtcccggaggaagttcatgcagcaactggcagaggagctgagagcggagtttatggaggaaaaaaagggcagcggcgcacggtccgaGCAGCGCTGCGCAGCGCAGCAGACACCAAAATGGAGGCAGTgcctgccaggttaggttataaatgttcaaataacatagcctacttttaaatgttatttggctgtgaattatgttgaatgaattttccCCAATAGgtttcatgaatgtatgaaataatcacggtttagccTATGCCATGATCTGATATCaagggcgttgtattgaatcaacagccacgtgcaatttagctagcaggtgaaggtgaaactaaaatgtgcaaaaactatagactaatacaggcttaaatgaactgacaatataagttatacgacttacagttctcaaggatgcacacatgccatctcaaccgggtcctccgcatagcctgtctcttttttctttctcccttttctcagaGTGGCACGCGTGCCCACTCgcgttgtgaagcgcgtgtccgcgctattctccgacgtGCTTTCAAACAATCGATGATAGACGGCTTTATTTCTGATACCtggcgggagaaatctaaccgtggcggaccgccacttgccaatcaacatagaggaaacactgcctaGACCAACCTTCTGTTCCTGTTGTGAAGTTTGAAGAAGAGCTTTGCTAAAGCAACATGTTGCCTGTTTACTCCAGCTTGTTATAGGCTGCAGTATTGTGCACTTGACACTGAAAAAGGAATGCTGTTCCTATTTAAATCTGcacacattttgatgctaaGCTTCCCGTTTCTTTTACCAATAACTGCTGATTTCTTCTCTTCTTATTCAACTGTTGCTCAGAGggatctttgtctctttctgcccTTTCGGTTGTCAGTCTGGTTGAACAAGTGTACAGTGTTAAGTTCTTTCAAACAAACATGCGTCAGCTTCCTGGTCTAAAAAAAAGTCGCACACAGAGCAACTCACCCAAAATATGTTCCATCCCGATCGATGAAGTGGTTCCTATTTAAATCTGCACACATACATTTTGATGCTAAGCTTCCCGTTTCTTTTACCAATGACCAATTCCAATACCAATTCAGCTGTTGCTCAGAGggatctttgtctctttctgcccTTTCGGTTGTCAGTCTGGTTGAACCGTTGAACAGTTTTATGTTCTCCATGtacaaacaaatacatattaataagtACTTTACAAAAAAGACTTTTAAACATAAAGCATCAAAGACATACATTCATAACATATAGAGTAGTACATTGATCACAGACGTTCTGATCAGCCATTGACAACGATTAACGACCTACATTCATTGTAGACAAGCACGAGCCTGGTTAGGGAAACGCGTCTTGTGCTAACATCAAGTGGTGGCTACATACTACGATATATTGAAAACGTATTAGtggaaataattaaaatgttacGGGTGAGAAAGTTCTCTAAACCAACCTTTAAAGTGACCCATCAAGCGGTCGGACAAGTTTTGGTAGAAATCCTGAACGCACTCCGACAGCTCGTCAGCACCCAGATCCTGACAACACAAGTTGGAAGGTCATGAACGTAAGACTAAacactattattatt is a window of Perca fluviatilis chromosome 16, GENO_Pfluv_1.0, whole genome shotgun sequence DNA encoding:
- the rabgef1 gene encoding rab5 GDP/GTP exchange factor, with protein sequence MSQRTERRGGIHVDQSDLLCNKGCGYYGNAAWQGLCSKCWREEYQRVRQKQIQDDWALAEKLQREEEAAYASSQGSQTQSTAAQPQPGGRASLGPFSKFEEKKTNEKTRKVTTVKKFFSPSSRTANKKENQEGKSPSPSISRHASFETDQVSKDFVDFLKNLQKPGREIHKQCRAFIVNMSNKKDLGADELSECVQDFYQNLSDRLMGHFKGWFRELSHPALHWVTIQMLCVSMDEEIPEVSENVVKAITDIIEMDSKRVPRDKLGCITHCSKQIFSAIRTTKNEPASADDFLPALIYIVLKANPPRLQSNIQYITRFCNPSRLMSGEDGYYFTNLCCAVAFIEKLDAQSLNLSPEEFERYMSGQASPRCNSSEGDWAHADQAPTATNPVLAQLNHNLEVLSGLSSRQESLMEAARSLQADLLSWPQSVQREVNGILEKYPLEVLSRTVSAIDANNVDNDNLPPPLTPQVFAG